The nucleotide window AAAGTATGACAAAACAAGAACAATATATGCTATATGATATTCGTAAGAAAAATACATAAAACAAATTTCAGAATAGCCTGTAAAGAGATACTATTATTAAAGAAATCTTTTAATAAAAATTAGCTTAAAATTTTAATTTTTTCAACAATATAGCTCTATTATAGAAATATATTGTTGAAAAATAAGATATTGATCAATAACAATAAAGAAGTATAAAAGATTGGGAGGATGTTTATGAGTAAATTAATATTTAGAGAATTTAAGATGACAGATTTTAAAGACTTATGCAACTTAATAGATAGCACTTGGAATCTTAATAGATTTATAGGAAATTCTGAAGATACAGAACTTGCTACAGAGATTTTTTTATTTACAAGTTTATATTCATCAACTTATACACAAGTGGTTGAAGAGGATGGTAAAGCTGTAGGGTTACTATTTGGTAGGATTGATAAAGAACTTAATTTTGTGAAAAAGTCAAAGTACGGCTTTATAATAATTGGAAAATTAATAAAATTTTTATTTAATAGAAATGAAAAATTATCACTATTTTATGAATTAATTAAAAGAGCAAGAGATCTTACTTATATACCAAGAAATTTGAAGAAGACGTTTGATGGAGAAGTAACGTTATTTGTTTTAGATTCTAGTT belongs to Gottschalkia purinilytica and includes:
- a CDS encoding GNAT family N-acetyltransferase, encoding MSKLIFREFKMTDFKDLCNLIDSTWNLNRFIGNSEDTELATEIFLFTSLYSSTYTQVVEEDGKAVGLLFGRIDKELNFVKKSKYGFIIIGKLIKFLFNRNEKLSLFYELIKRARDLTYIPRNLKKTFDGEVTLFVLDSSCRGKGIGKSLMNNFINVCRDKKLNKIYVFTDTECNYGFYEAYDFKRIRKRNNKYPMKDGELNTEDYMYSLML